In the genome of Lysobacter sp. BMK333-48F3, the window CAGGCGAATATGCCCACGAATTAAGGCCTGAAGCGTGGCGGTTTTGCAGTTGGGGACGATCTGGGTGTAGACGTGCTGGCCGCGTTTGAGCATGCCGAAGACGATGGTTTTCTTGCCGGCGCCGCGGCCGCGTTTGCCGCGCACGCGCCACGGTCCGAAGAAGGATTCGTCGACTTCCACCTGGCCGGTGAACGGCGAATGCTGCTCGCATTCGGTGGCGATGGCACGACGCAAGGCAAGGAAGATCGAGTTGACCGATCGCACGCTCAACCCGGTCAGTTGCGCGGTGCTGGTCGCGGTCAGGTCCAGGGCCCAGCAGCGCACGAGGGCCCGAAATCGGGCCTCGCTGATTTTCGAACGGCTGTAGTACCTATTTTTCTTATTCATTTCAGGAAGATAGCTGCGTTATGAGGCAGCTTTGCTTCCTAAGACCCTTTACAAAGGGGGCGCGCGCCTTGCGTCGCCGAATCCAGGCGCGATACCGGCGGCGCGGGGGATTTGCTTTTGCCGTCTGGGCCGCGGGAGGCAGACCGAAGTCGTTGCTTCGGCCTCGTTCGGAAAGGCAACGGCAGCCGTCGCCGGCGCAGGCGCGTGGGCGCACCCGGTGCCCACAAACGAAAACGGGGAGCGCCTGGTCGGCCGCTCGCGGCCGCAGTGCGCTCCCCGTGGTTCCGGCGCCGCCCGCAGGCGGCGACGGCGACGGATCAGTGATCGTCGTCTTCGAGCAGTTCGGCGTAGTCGTCCGGGGCGAGCAGTTCGTTGAGCTGGTCAGGTTCCTCGATCGCCACCGCGAAGATCCAGCCTTCGCCGTAGGCGTCTTCGTTGATCGTCTCGGGCTTGTCGGCCAGCGCCGAGTTGACCGCGGTCACGGTGCCGGTGACCGGGGAGTAGACGTCCGAGGCCGCCTTCACCGACTCGACCACGGCGCAGGCGTTGCCGGCCTCGACGCGGTCGCCGACGTTCGGCAGTTCGACGTAAACCAGGTCGCCGAGCAGGCCCTGGGCATGGTCGGAGATGCCGATGGTGAC includes:
- the gcvH gene encoding glycine cleavage system protein GcvH translates to MSEIPGDLKFMKSHEWARVEGDGKVTIGISDHAQGLLGDLVYVELPNVGDRVEAGNACAVVESVKAASDVYSPVTGTVTAVNSALADKPETINEDAYGEGWIFAVAIEEPDQLNELLAPDDYAELLEDDDH
- a CDS encoding IS1595 family transposase — protein: MNKKNRYYSRSKISEARFRALVRCWALDLTATSTAQLTGLSVRSVNSIFLALRRAIATECEQHSPFTGQVEVDESFFGPWRVRGKRGRGAGKKTIVFGMLKRGQHVYTQIVPNCKTATLQALIRGHIRLESEILSDCLSSYDGLVDLGYAKHWRIRHSGNHFAEGDNHINGIESFWSFAKRRLAKFNGVPKATFYLHLKECEFRFNHRHEDLYRATLKLLRSNPL